A region from the Thermogemmatispora onikobensis genome encodes:
- a CDS encoding MFS transporter — translation RIGRKIVMVGSSLLITLPTLLCAFAPNFTTLLCLRALQGLLMPGLTSVAISYVNDEFRGSERGLAMGVYVSGQTLGGLFARLGSAALTAATNWQVALFSFSLPTLIAALAMWRFLPDSQSQQTQRARLLSNRHQRTTIFDSTSDQPGGNILRQSLSDIWFHLHNQHLVGAFIIGFTLFFGFVGTFTYLPYYLSGPHFGLSTVQLGLVYLLWLTGLCSPIAGSLAGRVGSRRAIAVSMSLAGCGLLVTLIPSLPLVILGLGLLALGMFCTIPAVNLYLGEQAHKAKGTAASLYLSCYYFGGSLGAVLPGIALLHGGWPGVALLCLGTILIAIASDLVLC, via the coding sequence CGCATCGGACGCAAAATTGTCATGGTAGGCAGCAGCCTCCTCATTACCCTGCCGACGCTGTTATGCGCCTTTGCCCCCAACTTCACCACCTTACTCTGTCTGCGTGCCCTGCAGGGTTTGCTGATGCCGGGACTGACCAGCGTGGCCATTTCCTACGTCAACGACGAGTTTAGAGGGTCCGAGCGTGGCCTGGCAATGGGCGTCTACGTCAGTGGGCAGACGCTCGGCGGTCTCTTCGCCCGCCTCGGGAGCGCCGCCCTGACCGCCGCTACCAACTGGCAGGTCGCCCTCTTCTCCTTCAGCCTGCCGACCCTGATTGCTGCCCTGGCTATGTGGCGCTTCCTGCCCGATAGCCAGAGCCAGCAGACCCAGCGCGCTCGCCTCCTATCCAACCGGCACCAGCGCACCACTATTTTCGACAGTACCAGCGACCAGCCAGGTGGCAACATCCTGCGCCAGTCGCTCAGCGATATCTGGTTTCATCTGCACAATCAGCACCTGGTGGGAGCCTTTATCATCGGCTTCACCCTTTTCTTTGGCTTCGTTGGCACCTTCACCTATTTACCCTACTACCTCAGCGGACCGCACTTTGGCCTCTCAACGGTCCAGCTTGGCCTGGTCTACCTGCTCTGGCTGACCGGTCTCTGCTCGCCCATTGCAGGTAGCCTGGCGGGGCGTGTCGGCTCGCGGCGCGCCATTGCTGTCAGCATGAGCCTGGCAGGCTGCGGCCTCCTGGTCACGCTGATCCCCTCGCTCCCCCTGGTCATTCTGGGTCTAGGGCTGCTAGCCCTAGGCATGTTCTGCACCATTCCCGCAGTCAACCTCTATCTTGGCGAACAGGCCCATAAAGCCAAAGGGACAGCAGCCTCCCTCTACCTCTCCTGCTACTACTTCGGTGGCAGCCTGGGGGCGGTCCTGCCTGGCATTGCCCTCCTGCACGGGGGCTGGCCTGGTGTCGCGCTGCTCTGCCTCGGCACCATCCTGATCGCAATCGCCAGTGACCTCGTCCTCTGCTAA